From a region of the Podospora pseudopauciseta strain CBS 411.78 chromosome 7 map unlocalized CBS411.78m_7, whole genome shotgun sequence genome:
- the FUN31 gene encoding serine/threonine protein kinase (COG:T; EggNog:ENOG503NWA9), whose protein sequence is MLGVYGGNHDNGDETRHDAEEQRGRSRLSPGLHIPKNRSTGNLGHMGGDNSEKARIRFSFDAGPSATEYDTITRSSIMTDHDHGLGLSGLRRIRQQHNPVRAPTMPSSGSRAPSLSALTRCSSVSVLSDMGNTPISPGPTSPAFTEDLNRFPSESLHSFSFAHQSEDLLHSRQNVLKKSIEFMKDRMGWSVSTSAAMASAQARVTGDVEMQNMLDLLAKAQLVGAGNIPNGDLSIPTGPLSGPATMSDENVFDKEFFPRTESPGPIERTPLLSPLTLEPAELKDAPATAPLPRPQLLMGGEPDSESSSRTPTNESGTTAKTHTTGKTTPPPPAIRPNAALKRTMTDTVQISVQQKLMDAMAQPFLATEPVQAQHIISRKSPQQAFTPMINTATSLPGAAHGSTRWVPAAQAIFTTESKPPWTILAANDLACLLFGVTKAEVRKMGILEVVQEERRNWLSRKLQAGVHDDAGDGSENDAPSPTKVTTPTKSLLGARGGGITAKLLSKPNSRTQAPKTGRRPATIHNGDPKPPKPGHAHNNSKSRGVLLCGDVVPIQKRNGATGSASLWVKEKKVGLIWVLEEIHEDVAYVDVDEDGNVVKLSGALGPIWGDETIQPGLDVGRLIPRIPRQGFDPRFGEVDYYEITKKKYYTCRNCDRINIPATVEQVRGTTELRVSSFPHIAGIVVVAPQSLKIKSSNSVFCGALFGHEKPDGMSINSLVPKFDRILQILTDEDGIHLVDGIVIPEHSFRKASAFLALREGRPDAATGFLRPEGLPAKHRDGSELKIDIQMRVVKSENQTTIHEEVVEEGSDDDSASGGANDKFVVPHTEMVYALWITYSRHLHASRTNLGVSSPLLSGAATPLHQPSPGQTPAHTPVEMQSDSDNEPPKEEQTAASSLARQLKDAAYNAAAKITGGAIKGTEAPTEQQQPAIAADAKSETKKKSIDDFVILEEMGQGAYGQVKLARYRDSGKRSILKYVTKRRILVDTWTRDRRLGTVPLEIHVLDYLRRDGFKHPNIVEMEDFFEDEVNYYIEMVPHGLPGMDLFDYIELRANMEEQECRSIFVQVARAIHHLHTKALVVHRDIKDENVILDGEGRIKLIDFGSAAYIKSGPFDVFVGTIDYAAPEVLAGRPYGGKEQDVWALGILLYTIIYKENPFYSIDEIMDRDLRVPYTISDDSIDLIRKMLDRNVEQRLDIEQVLAHPWCRMME, encoded by the exons ATGCTCGGTGTATATGGTGGGAACCATGACAATG GCGACGAAACACGACACGATGCCGAGGAGCAGCGCGGCCGGTCAAGGCTCTCGCCGGGCTTGCACATCCCAAAGAACCGAAGCACGGGAAACCTAGGGCATATGGGCGGTGATAACTCTGAAAAGGCTCGAATCCGATTCTCGTTTGATGCTGGGCCCTCTGCCACGGAATATGACACCATCACAAG GAGCTCAATCATGACGGACCACGATCACGGCTTGGGCCTGTCGGGGCTCAGGCGCATCCGGCAGCAGCACAATCCCGTTCGAGCTCCCACGATGCCTTCCTCTGGAAGTCGGGCACCTTCTCTCAGCGCTCTCACCAGATGCTCGTCCGTTTCGGTGCTGTCCGACATGGGCAACACACCCATCTCTCCTGGCCCAACTTCTCCTGCCTTTACTGAAGACCTGAACCGCTTTCCGTCCGAGTCGTTGCATTCCTTTTCGTTTGCGCATCAGTCTGAAGATCTTTTGCACAGCCGCCAAAATGTCCTCAAAAAGTCCATCGAGTTTATGAAAGATCGGATGGGTTGGTCAGTCTCGACGAGCGCTGCCATGGCCAGCGCGCAAGCTCGGGTCACTGGTGACGTGGAGATGCAGAACATGCTGGACCTCCTCGCGAAAGCCCAACTGGTAGGGGCTGGTAACATTCCAAATGGGGACCTTAGCATCCCCACAGGTCCATTGAGTGGTCCTGCAACCATGTCTGACGAGAATGTGTTTGATAAGGAGTTCTTCCCGAGGACTGAAAGCCCAGGTCCGATCGAGAGAACGCCCTTGTTGTCCCCATTGACCCTGGAACCTGCTGAGCTGAAGGATGCGCCGGCTACTGCACCCCTCCCCAGACCTCAGCTCCTCATGGGAGGAGAGCCCGACTCTGAGAGCTCATCGAGAACCCCCACCAACGAGAGCGGCACGACAGCAAAAACGCACACAACCGGGAAGAcgacacctcctccacctgctATTCGTCCGAACGCTGCGCTGAAGCGGACCATGACCGACACTGTCCAGATATCGGTGCAGCAAAAGCTTATGGACGCCATGGCCCAGCCGTTCCTTGCCACCGAGCCGGTCCAAGCACAGCACATCATCTCGCGAAAATCACCTCAGCAAGCCTTCACTCCCATGATCAACACAGCTACCTCGCTGCCAGGTGCGGCACATGGCTCCACGAGATGGGTACCTGCCGCCCAGGCCATTTTCACCACAGAGTCGAAGCCACCATGGACGATTCTTGCCGCCAACGATCTTGCCTGTTTGCTTTTTGGTGTGACCAAGGCCGAGGTCAGGAAGATGGGTAtcttggaggtggtgcaGGAAGAAAGGCGGAACTGGCTGTCGCGAAAGCTGCAGGCGGGCGTGCACGACGATGCGGGAGATGGCTCTGAGAACGATGCCCCATCACCGACGAAAGTAACCACGCCGACTAAGAGTCTGCTCGGTGCTCGCGGGGGTGGAATCACGGCAAAACTCTTGAGCAAGCCCAATTCGAGGACGCAGGCCCCCAAGACTGGCCGGCGACCTGCAACGATCCACAACGGCGATCCTAAGCCACCAAAGCCGGGGCATGCTCATAATAACAGCAAGTCTAGGGGCGTGCTGCTGTGCGGAGACGTGGTCCCGATCCAAAAGCGAAACGGCGCAACTGGTTCGGCCAGCTTGtgggtgaaggagaagaaggtgggcCTCATCTGGGTCTTGGAGGAGATCCACGAGGACGTTGCGTATGTGGACGTTGACGAAGACGGCAACGTTGTCAAACTTTCCGGTGCGCTGGGCCCTATTTGGGGAGACGAGACGATCCAGCCTGGCCTGGACGTTGGGCGGTTGATACCCCGTATTCCGCGCCAAGGCTTTGACCCACGGTTCGGCGAGGTCGACTACTATGAGATTACCAAGAAGAAGTACTACACCTGCCGAAACTGCGACAGAATCAACATTCCGGCCACAGTCGAGCAGGTCCGGGGGACAACTGAACTGCGAGTGTCCAGTTTCCCCCACATTGCCGGTATCGTTGTGGTAGCCCCTCAGAGCTTGAAGATCAAGAGCTCAAACTCTGTCTTTTGTGGCGCCCTTTTCGGTCACGAGAAGCCGGACGGGATGTCTATCAACAGCCTGGTGCCAAAATTTGACAGGATCCTTCAGATTCTGACGGACGAAGATGGCATTCACTTGGTTGATGGCATCGTGATTCCGGAGCACTCCTTCAGGAAAGCATCGGCCTTCCTTGCCCTCAGAGAGGGCCGGCCGGATGCTGCAACGGGATTTTTGCGGCCCGAAGGTCTTCCGGCCAAGCATCGGGATGGCTCCGAACTCAAAATTGACATTCAGATGCGCGTGGTGAAGAGTGAAAACCAAACCACGATCCACGAGGAGGtggtcgaggaggggagcGATGATGACTCGGCGTCTGGGGGAGCCAACGACAAATTTGTGGTACCACACACAGAGATGGTTTATGCTTTGTGGATAACCTACTCTAGGCACCTGCACGCATCCAGAACAAATTTGGGAGTATCGTCGCCGTTGCTCTCTGGCGCTGCCACCCCGCTTCACCAACCGTCACCTGGACAAACACCCGCGCATACACCGGTGGAAATGCAGTCGGATTCTGACAACGAGCCGCCAAAGGAGGAACAGACGGCCGCCTCCTCACTGGCGAGACAGCTGAAGGACGCTGCTTACAACGCCGCTGCCAAAATCACCGGGGGTGCCATCAAGGGCACCGAGGCACCAACggagcagcaacaaccggCGATCGCGGCTGATGCCAAGTCAGAAACAAAGAAGAAGTCGATCGACGACTTTGTCATCCTCGAGGAAATGGGACAAGGCGCCTACGGCCAAGTCAAGCTGGCCCGTTATCGCGACAGCGGCAAGCGCAGCATTCTCAAATATGTTACCAAGAGGCGCATTCTGGTCGACACGTGGACGCGAGACAGACGACTGGGTACCGTCCCGCTGGAGATCCACGTGCTGGACTACCTGCGTCGCGACGGCTTCAAGCACCCCAACATTGTCGAGATGGAGGACTTTTTCGAGGACGAAGTGAATTACTACATTGAGATGGTGCCGCACGGCTTGCCGGGGATGGATCTTTTCGACTACATTGAGCTTCGCGCCAACATGGAGGAGCAAGAGTGCCGGAGCATCTTTGTTCAGGTCGCGAGAGCGATTCACCACCTGCACACTAAGGCGCTGGTGGTGCACCGGGATATCAAGGACGAGAATGTCATcttggatggggagggaaggatCAAGCTGATTGATTTTGGGAGCGCGGCGTATATCAAGAGCGGGCCGTTTGATGTTTTTGTGGGCACCATTG ACTACGCAGCCCCAGAAGTTCTGGCTGGCAGGCCCTACGGTGGCAAAGAGCAGGATGTATGGGCGTTGGGCATTCTGCTCTACACCATCATCTACAAGGAGAACCCGTTCTACAGCATTGATGAGATTATGGACCGGGACCTGAGGGTGCCGTATACCATCAGTGACGACAGCATTGATCTCATTCGGAAGATGCTGGATCGGAACGTGGAGCAGAGACTGGATATCGAGCAGGTGTTGGCGCATCCTTGGTGTAGGATGATGGAGTAG
- the efg1_1 gene encoding rRNA-processing protein efg1 (COG:A; EggNog:ENOG503P31U; BUSCO:EOG09264UKL), translated as MGVKRSRSEAQAVGDDSMHPSRKRARDERSHKTKPRKAVDLENNTAIKKRARAIERLLAHDPEKLPVHKKRELERELAAHKRRIADAQYKKIRSKMISKYHMVRFFERKKAIRIAKQLEKKLAQATNDDEIAKLREDLHKAQVDIDYAIYYPFMEPYISLYAKPAEGEEEKAAQYLHTERPPMWALIEKTREEGKKALERLQNRRPAEDAEDEGAQDDGKKNSKKSKAKKKKEEEEEEEDGGGFFE; from the exons ATGGGTGTCAAACGATCTCGATCCGAGGCCCAAGCCGTGGGTGACGACAGCATGCACCCTTCCAGAAAACGAGCGAGAGACGAGCGATCGCATAAGACCAAGCCGCGCAAAGCCGTCGACCTTGAGAACAACActgccatcaagaagcgCGCTCGCGCCATCGAGAGACTGCTGGCGCATGACCCCGAGAAGCTGCCTGTTCACAAGAAGAGGGAACTGGAGAGAGAATTGGCCGCTCACAAGCGCCGCATTGCCGATGCACAATACAAAAAGATCAGATCCAAGATGATTTCAAAGTACCACATGGTTCGCTTCTTTG AACGGAAAAAGGCCATCAGGATTGCAAAGCAActcgagaagaagctggcgcAAGCGACGAATGACGACGAGATTGCCAAGCTCAGAGAAGATCTTCACAAGGCGCAGGTCGACATTGACTACGCCATTTACTACCCTTTTATGGAGCCCTACATCAGTTTATATGCGAAGCCGgcggagggagaagaggaaaaggcgGCTCAATATTTGCACACAGAGAGACCACCCATGTGGGCCCTGATTGAGAAGACGAGagaggagggcaagaaggcGCTGGAGAGGCTGCAAAATCGGAGACCAGCCGAGGATgcggaggatgagggggcaCAAGATGACGGCAAGAAGAACTCCAAGAAatccaaggccaagaagaagaaggaggaggaggaggaggaggaagatggtggCGGCTTCTTTGAGTAG
- a CDS encoding uncharacterized protein (COG:S; EggNog:ENOG503NUXE), giving the protein MDRPEPGLIKWSPNASHSSFIHINLQHRMVQLYEPTGHAQRGRFEYRKIAEHADIPPLTTYDWSPSMPGLVAVGTPTGVVNLLRVDDNSNAYLELELKMSRTCHAVAFNTMGKLAVALERVRNDNCLYIWDVNRLSGIDSSVRGFPTNISAPSDPTYRLEPSVSVSSVKFFEDDPNLLVAGIKGTGLRLHDLRDHHNAAITFRTGCCNNLAIDYADPHYFASSALDKPGVMVWDRRYIDPHHVNPVYAKAVQSDSLPPGGALRLDHAVEEEADSTLTDNKNSFIRALRFCRDQPGLLAMLSRTGQLKVLHTRREHLEPELVVEGSPELLEVARSRELEPLYADPARKNDKVVSFDWITMSSPVLQPRILVLRANGAFGVVKKPSFTSEYPYKMVPWQPPHRGFEENTPYQDLMEFEPSHSHAMLGPLLTETALLDKPVFGPNKVDVAAVVEQTFATPPKEVLTVQVSGDAELPAAFHNATTVAEQLKALRSMVKATEVGTQAEPPSQRHRHEKLLMETMYLARNSPKARNVLDHIMLLRAKEGYLFNYEKNREIVSDDVWLRDVWAWVSGAQEAASDGGMMSHPLDIGYLGVYTIWSNDLGSRPHMRLSDGEPPPDEAGWERCLNAINKKLGIPKYDGPAPTSRPHHREMCLEMCSYGRSYESECEEAMSDRTLKKDSAWYTMVAANTLFRGDIKGAVQVLKKASNEHPELLFVSLALQLIGKDKVETLDFDARVASKTDPYLRAISSIIATGDWASVADQPSLPLRDRIFIALRTFDDDHLDYWLQAQVNKAISSGDIEGIVLTGITDSLVDILCSYVHKFNDFQTASLLLSICSPRFIDDVRATAFREAYRRYLQRHHAFYLRAKFDVESTKRSKHLGRPTVKPPGRQIALRCVYCDAETSMSGQQNRPPSHEGTTPNFMLLPPSASSASSTHPSPATISIIPAGNTSKASKVRSNNPFTDKMISSGISCPTCRRHLPRCVVCLEVVGLPRSDQAWHWHHNTGTGGIGGGGGGRIGVRGGEDQEMKLAARFPTFCLQCLHVLHLDHARKWFARHRECPVPECKCRCNFRANEELAYR; this is encoded by the exons ATGGATCGGCCCGAGCCAGGGCTGATCAAATGGTCACCCAATGCCTCCCATAGCTCATTCATAcacatcaacctccaacaccgcATGGTCCAGTTGTATGAGCCGACAGGACATGCCCAGCGCGGACGATTCGAGTATCGGAAAATCGCCGAACACGCTGACATCCCACCACTTACCACTTATGACTGGTCACCCTCAATGCCTGGTCTGGTGGCAGTGGGAACACCAACGGGCGTGGTCAACCTTTTGCGAGTAGACGACAACTCCAACGCCTATCTTGAGCTGGAACTCAAAATGTCACGCACATGTCACGCTGTGGCCTTCAACACGATGGGGAAGCTAGCAGTAGCTCTGGAAAGAGTGAGGAATGACAACTGCCTCTACATTTGGGACGTCAACCGACTATCCGGGATCGACTCCTCCGTGAGGGGTTTCCCCACCAACATCAGTGCCCCTTCAGACCCTACCTACCGGCTCGAACCAAGTGTGTCCGTTTCGAGTGTCAAGTTCTTTGAGGACGACCCCAATCTTCTGGTCGCGGGCATCAAGGGGACTGGATTGAGATTGCACGACCTCAGAGACCATCATAACGCGGCAATTACGTTCCGAACAGGGTGCTGTAACAACCTCGCCATCGACTATGCCGACCCACATTATtttgcctcctccgccttggATAAGCCTGGTGTGATGGTCTGGGACAGACGCTACATTGACCCGCATCATGTCAATCCAGTATATGCCAAAGCTGTGCAGTCCGACAGCCTACCGCCGGGAGGCGCTTTACGTTTGGACCATGCcgttgaagaggaggcagATTCAACATTGACGGACAATAAGAATTCATTTATCCGGGCCCTTCGTTTCTGCCGTGACCAACCTGGTTTGCTGGCAATGTTGTCACGGACAGGCCAACTCAAGGTTCTGCACACAAGGCGCGAGCATCTCGAGCCAGAGTTGGTTGTGGAAGGAAGCCCAGAGTTGCTCGAGGTTGCACGGTCGCGCGAACTCGAGCCTCTCTACGCCGACCCAGCTCGCAAGAATGACAAAGTTGTGTCTTTTGACTGGATCACGATGAGCTCCCCAGTTCTTCAACCGCGCATACTGGTCCTTAGGGCCAACGGAGCATTTGGTGTGGTCAAAAAGCCATCTTTTACGTCTGAATACCCATACAAAATGGTCCCATGGCAACCGCCACATCGAGGATTTGAGG AAAACACACCCTATCAAGACCTTATGGAGTTTGAACCATCTCATTCACATGCCATGCTCGGGCCATTGCTAACCGAGACCGCTCTCCTCGACAAGCCTGTCTTTGGCCCCAACAAAGTTGACGTGGCTGCTGTGGTAGAGCAGACGTTTGCTACACCACCCAAAGAAGTCCTCACTGTTCAAGTCTCTGGGGATGCCGAGCTTCCAGCAGCATTTCATAATGCAACTACTGTTGCAGAACAGCTGAAGGCGCTGAGATCAATGGTCAAGGCCACAGAGGTAGGCACTCAAGCCGAGCCGCCTTCACAACGCCACCGCCATGAGAAACTCCTCATGGAGACTATGTACTTGGCCCGCAACTCGCCCAAAGCAAGAAATGTGCTGGATCACATTATGCTTCTGCGAGCCAAGGAGGGGTACTTATTCAACTATGAGAAAAACAGGGAGATTGTGTCGGATGATGTCTGGTTGAGGGATGTGTGGGCGTGGGTTTCTGGCGCTCAGGAGGCGGCATCTGATGGGGGGATGATGTCGCACCCTCTTGATATTGGATACCTGGGCGTCTACACAATATGGTCAAACGATCTCGGAAGCCGACCGCACATGAGACTTTCCGACGGCGAGCCGCCACCAGACGAGGCCGGGTGGGAACGCTGCCTCAACGCGATCAACAAAAAGCTCGGCATTCCCAAATATGACGGCCCGGCGCCGACGTCGAGGCCTCACCACCGAGAGATGTGTTTGGAAATGTGCAGCTACGGTCGATCCTATGAGTCTGAGTGTGAAGAGGCCATGTCTGACAGGACGCTCAAGAAAGACTCAGCCTGGTACACCATGGTCGCCGCCAACACTCTCTTCCGAGGTGACATCAAAGGCGCCGTCCAAGTTCTCAAAAAAGCCAGCAACGAGCACCCCGAACTCTTGTTTGtatccctcgccctccaacTAATAGGCAAAGACAAGGTCGAAACCCTCGACTTTGACGCCCGCGTCGCCTCCAAAACCGACCCCTATCTCCGCGCCATTTCCTCCATCATCGCAACCGGCGACTGGGCTTCAGTCGCCGACcaaccctcccttcctctccgcGACCGCATCTTCATCGCCTTGCGAACCTTTGACGACGACCACCTGGACTACTGGCTCCAAGCGCAAGTCAACAAAGCAATCTCCTCTGGCGACATCGAAGGGATAGTCCTCACAGGCATCACAGACTCTTTAGTCGACATCCTCTGCAGCTATGTCCACAAGTTCAACGACTTCCAAACCGCCTCACTTTTGCTCTCGATCTGCTCCCCCCGCTTCATCGACGACGTTCGCGCAACCGCATTCAGGGAAGCCTACCGCCGCTACCTCCAACGTCACCATGCGTTTTACCTCCGCGCGAAATTTGACGTCGAGTCCACCAAACGGAGCAAACACCTCGGCCGACCGACAGTGAAACCCCCCGGCCGTCAAATCGCTCTTCGCTGCGTGTATTGTGACGCGGAAACGTCAATGTCGGGCCAGCAGAACCGCCCTCCTAGTCACGAGGGTACCACCCCCAATTTTATGCTGTTACCCCCTTCTGCGTCAAGCGCTTCATCAACCCACCCATCCCCAGCCACGATATCCATCATCCCAGCAGGCAACACCTCCAAGGCCTCCAAAGTCCGGAGCAACAATCCGTTCACAGACAAGATGATCTCCAGTGGAATTTCTTGTCCCACCTGCAGACGCCATTTACCTCGCTGCGTGGTCTGTTTGGAAGTTGTGGGGCTGCCGAGGAGTGACCAGGCCTGGCATTGGCATCATAACACAGGGACGGGGGGAattggcggtggcggcggtggcaggATAGGAGTaagaggcggagaggatCAAGAGATGAAACTAGCGGCGAGATTTCCCACTTTTTGTCTGCAGTGCCTGCACGTCCTGCATTTGGACCACGCGAGGAAGTGGTTTGCTAGGCATAGGGAGTGTCCGGTTCCCGAGTGTAAGTGCAGGTGTAATTTCAGGGCGAATGAGGAGTTGGCGTATCGGTGA
- the efg1_2 gene encoding rRNA-processing protein efg1 (COG:A; EggNog:ENOG503P31U), with product MIIARSISSFSRNYCCQLRQLHIQLGLLSSFAHEVLPRPTLTASNTYRSPNPPKAVRLISIMPPPRKAKRKLGQFVNDTIAQAQASPKKFRQKLTRNPVAPMSTMATATVSSSAANDDGIDYQSLALFVEQQMKDPKPITPLQRRALTDLTSSLKDEEPDTGGHDWISLLQRYIDAHKARTENSIIYKDEAISAAPNTKWNCILIFSRSIGSQSLVFPQPEKLVENGFAKKKDAKKYAAKCCVEWLMAEGMMPKDGKSVTFPHASNKMMASTSKIYSPLSSQPSSPNPHAASQGGHSSSAMTTPTQSSPSKPPPPPKPTDSTTSLLDPPGGAPLDPPPDDEENDTAPGKSPSKRVAALCEKLGFQPPRYVLIARAGQDGVFDGHADMGPDSWIIPDGVGEKGFGRVEGVYSKKFAKDMVAQNILGILEQEERRREGEVRGVLGG from the exons ATGATCATCGCCCGTTCCATTTCCTCGTTTTCTCGAAACTATTGTTGCCAACTTCGCCAGCTTCACATCCAATTGGGACTCTTGTCTTCGTTTGCACACGAGGTCTTACCCCGCCCCACTTTGACAGCCTCGAACACATATAGAAGCCCGAATCCCCCCAAAGCCGTCCGCCTCATCAGCATCATGCCTCCCCCCAGAAAAGCGAAACGCAAACTGGGGCAGTTCGTCAATGACACGATAGCTCAAGCTCAGGCATCTCCGAAAAAGTTCAGACAGAAACTCACTCGCAACCCTGTTGCGCCTATGAGCACCATGGCGACAGCAACGGTTTCTTCTTCGGCTGCAAACGACGACGGCATCGATTACCAGTCCTTGGCATTGTTTGTTGAGCAGCAGATGAAAGACCCAAAACCGATCACACCTCTCCAACGTAGGGCGCTGACTGATTTGACTTCTTCTCTCAAGGATGAAGAGCCTGATACTGGTGGTCATGACTGGATCAGCTTATTGCAGA GATACATCGACGCCCACAAGGCCAGAACCGAAAATTCCATCATCTACAAAGACGAAGCCATATCCGCAGCTCCAAACACAAAATGGAACTGCATACTAATCTTTTCCCGCTCCATCGGCTCTCAATCACTTGTTTTTCCCCAGCCAGAGAAGCTCGTCGAGAATGGCttcgccaagaagaaggacgcGAAGAAGTACGCGGCGAAATGCTGCGTCGAATGGCTGATGGCAGAGGGGATGATGCCAAAGGATGGGAAAAGCGTGACGTTCCCCCATGCCTCGAATAAGATGATGGCTTCGACGAGCAAGATCTACAGCCCCTTGTCATCCCAACCGtcatcccccaacccacatGCTGCTTCTCAAGGGGGACATTCTTCCTCAGCAATGACAACACCCACCCAGTCATCCCCCTCtaaacctcctcccccgccaaagCCAACAGACTCGACCACCTCACTACTTGACCCCCCGGGCGGAGCCCCTCTTGACCCTCCACcggatgatgaagagaatGATACTGCACCAGGGAAATCACCTTCTAAGAGAGTGGCTGCGCTGTGTGAGAAATTGGGGTTTCAACCGCCGAGGTATGTTTTGATTGCTAGAGCTGGTCAGGATGGAGTATTCGATGGGCATGCCGACATGGGGCCTGACAGTTGGATCATACctgatggggtgggggagaagggctttgggagggtggagggggtgtatAGTAAGAAGTTTGCGAAGGATATGGTTGCGCAGAATATACTGGGTATTTTGGAacaggaggagaggaggagagagggtgaggtgaggggtGTGCTGGGGGGATGA